Within the Candidatus Rokuibacteriota bacterium genome, the region GACGGCGGCGCCAAGCCAGTCGCCGAGCCGCGTTCTCGACGTCACCTGTTGAGTTGTGCGGGCCAAAAAAACACGAGACGACGTACGGCGAGTCACCGCGCTGCCCACGTACACCCTGCGGCGCGGGAGCACCGACATCGCCCGCCGCCTCGCATGCCTGACCGTTCTCTTCGTTGCCAGCATGTCCTGCCTCCTCACATCTCCCTGATGAGCCCGATGACCTTGCCCAGGATGCGGAAGTCCGAGCGCTGCGGATCCACCACGATGGGCTTCATGGTGGGATGCTCCGGCTTGAGCACGACGACGCCGCCCTCGGTGGCGAAGCGCTTCACCGTCGCTTCCTGATCAATCATGGCCGCCACGATGTCGCCCGCCGCGGCGGACTCCTGCTTGCGCACCAGAACCAGATCGCCGTCGGCGATGTGCGCCTGGATCATGCTGTCCCCCCGCACCCGAAGGGCGAAGACGTCTCCACCCTTGGCCGCCAGCCATTCGGGCCGCACCGGGATCACGTCCTCCCGGCTTTCGACCGCAAAGAAGGGAGCGCCTGCCGCGATCTTGCCAAGGATGGGGATCTCCCGCTCCCTGCGCGCCCGCTCGGGGCCACGGTCCGTGAGGACGAGCGTGCGCGATACCCGCTTGTCGGTCACCCGCCGCCGCAGCATGCCCTTGCGCTCGAGTGCGCGCAGATGGTCGAAGGCCGCTCGCGGCGTGAAGCGGAACTGCTCGGCGATCTCGCGCACTGTGGGCGGCGCTCCGTGCTTGTCCGAGAAGCCCCGCATAAAGCCCAGCACCTCGCGCTGCCGCTGCGTCATCTCCTTCAAGGGCCGCCCTCCTGGCGTGGGTCGTTCCTGACCGGGACCTTTTACTCAACAGTATAATAGTCAACACCCGTTGAGTTAGCCAAGCAAAAAAATTAGGCCGGCTCCCATGGCTCGCAGGACGGGCAGGCCTGAAAACCCGCCTCCTTGGCCTCAGCCGGGCGCTTGAAGTAGGTCCGCTCGGGCTCCGCGATCCGGCGCACCCAGCCGCAATCCCTGGCATGGAAGAGCCGGGCCCCCCTCTGGGCGACGAAGGCCTCTCCCGGCGGAGCCTCC harbors:
- the lexA gene encoding transcriptional repressor LexA — encoded protein: MTQRQREVLGFMRGFSDKHGAPPTVREIAEQFRFTPRAAFDHLRALERKGMLRRRVTDKRVSRTLVLTDRGPERARREREIPILGKIAAGAPFFAVESREDVIPVRPEWLAAKGGDVFALRVRGDSMIQAHIADGDLVLVRKQESAAAGDIVAAMIDQEATVKRFATEGGVVVLKPEHPTMKPIVVDPQRSDFRILGKVIGLIREM